The following are encoded together in the Salvia hispanica cultivar TCC Black 2014 chromosome 6, UniMelb_Shisp_WGS_1.0, whole genome shotgun sequence genome:
- the LOC125192126 gene encoding protein BONZAI 1-like isoform X5 encodes MCSPRFRVYDVDTQFHGMDMKTLKLEEQQLLGEAICTLSKIATKLYRTVTIDLAREEVSTRKCGQLTVYAEESVTSKTTVELVLRCSDLESKDLFSKSDPFLVISKATEHGILVPICKTEVRKNDHEPKWNPIFLSIQQVGSKDSPLLIECFNFNSNGKHDLLGKVQKSLAELERLHSAGSVENLFIPMSVGQNHQRKVLKSQLIVDKYSETIQHTFLDYLAGGYELNFMVAVDFTASNGNPRLPDSLHYIDPSGRPNAYQRAILEVGGVVQFYDYDKKFPAWGFGARPIDGPVSHCFNLNGSSTYCEVEGIHGIMMAYTGALFNVSLAGPTLFGHVVTQAAQIASGSVARNERKYFVLLIITDGVITDLQETKDAFVMASDLPLSILIVGVGGADFKEMEILDADKGERLESSSGRVASRDIVQFVPFRDVQSGEDSVVRSLLAELPTQFLTYVRGRGWFSYSWVTFIMDSLLLSNVYAHLDTNEKAEVRKAALNKVPEQIILSEVRKMVQEMQALNKKLEDTEAAIEDYFKPLDKEAEMIMKAQLEGEEKTMREMVATMQRQALLEKAEADAQAQEQALALSKNAKADKEDEEPETECVDKRAGMR; translated from the exons ATGTGCTCTCCAAg GTTCCGTGTCTATGATGTCGACACTCAATTTCATGGCATGGATATGAAG ACACTTAAGCTGGAGGAGCAGCAGCTTCTTGGTGAGGCTATTTGCACGCTATCTAAG aTCGCCACGAAACTGTACAGAACCGTAACCATAGATCTAGCACGTGAAGAAGTTTCTACTCGGAAATGTGGCCAGCTTACAGTTTATGCTGAAGAAAGTGTCACGTCAAAAACTACAGTAGAGTTGGTATTGCGATGTTCAGACTTGGAATCCAAGGATTTGTTCTCAAAAAGT gATCCGTTTCTTGTAATATCAAAAGCTACAGAGCATGGAATATTAGTTCCAATTTGTAAAACTGAAGTCCGGAAAAATGATCATGAACCAAAATGGAACCCAATTTTCCTGAGTATTCAGCAAGTAGGAAGCAAG GACAGCCCACTACTTATTGAGTGTTTTAATTTCAACAGCAATGGAAAGCATGATTTATTGGG AAAAGTTCAGAAGTCACTGGCAGAGTTGGAAAGGCTGCACTCTGCTGGCTCTGTAGAAAATTTGTTTATCCCAATGTCAGTTGGGCAAAATCACCAACGCAAG GTCTTAAAGAGTCAGTTGATTGTGGATAAGTATTCAGAGACCATCCAGCACACATTCCTCGATTACTTGGCTGGAGGCTATGAGCTGAATTTTATGGTTGCTGTTGATTTCACTG CTTCAAATGGTAATCCGCGCCTACCTGATTCATTGCACTATATTGATCCGTCAGGGCGGCCAAACGCATATCAGAGA GCAATTTTAGAAGTTGGGGGAGTTGTGCAGTTCTAcgattatgataaaaaatttcctGCTTGGGGGTTTGGAGCCCGGCCAATTGATGGTCCCGTATCCCATTGCTTTAACTTAAATGGCAGCAGTACCTATTGTGAG GTTGAAGGAATCCATGGAATTATGATGGCATATACAGGTGCTCTTTTTAATGTCTCATTAGCAGGACCAACATTATTTGGACATGTAGTTACGCAGGCTGCACAGATAGCAAGTGGATCGGTTGCGAGAAATGAGAGaaagtattttgttttgttgattatAACA GACGGGGTTATAACTGACCTCCAGGAAACAAAGGATGCCTTTGTTATGGCTTCTGATTTGCCATTGTCAATACTTATTGTCGGGGTTGGGGGAGCTGACTTCAAAGAAATGGAG ATATTGGATGCAGACAAAGGGGAGAGGCTCGAAAGTTCATCTGGACGGGTTGCATCACGTGACATTGTCCAGTTTGTTCCTTTCCGTGATGTACAAA GTGGAGAAGACTCTGTTGTTCGATCACTTCTCGCTGAATTACCAACACAGTTTTTGACTTATGTGCGAGGTCGAG GGTGGTTCTCATATAGTTGGGTGACATTTATCATGGATTCCTTGCTCTTGAGTAATGTATATGCACATCTAGATACAAATGAAAAG GCAGAAGTAAGGAAAGCTGCTCTTAATAAGGTTCCTGaacaaattattttgtcaGAGGTGCGGAAGATGGTTCAGGAAATGCAGGCTTTGAATAAGAAGTTAGAGGACACG GAAGCAGCTATAGAGGATTACTTCAAGCCGCTTGACAAAGAAGCAGAGATGATTATGAAGGCTCAGCTTGAAGGAGAGGAAAAGACAATGAGAGAGATGGTGGCAACCATGCAAAGACAGGCTCTACTCGAGAAAGCTGAAGCAGATGCACAAGCGCAAGAACAAGCACTTGCACTTTCAAAGAATGCAAAAGCCGACAAAGAGGATGAGGAGCCAGAAACAGAATGCGTTGACAAAAGGGCTGGAATGCGATGA
- the LOC125192126 gene encoding protein BONZAI 1-like isoform X3, producing the protein MAVLYIKGNDGSLRELGRTEVVLNSLSPKWIKKFSVTYQFEMVQNLVFRVYDVDTQFHGMDMKTLKLEEQQLLGEAICTLSKIATKLYRTVTIDLAREEVSTRKCGQLTVYAEESVTSKTTVELVLRCSDLESKDLFSKSDPFLVISKATEHGILVPICKTEVRKNDHEPKWNPIFLSIQQVGSKDSPLLIECFNFNSNGKHDLLGKVQKSLAELERLHSAGSVENLFIPMSVGQNHQRKVLKSQLIVDKYSETIQHTFLDYLAGGYELNFMVAVDFTASNGNPRLPDSLHYIDPSGRPNAYQRAILEVGGVVQFYDYDKKFPAWGFGARPIDGPVSHCFNLNGSSTYCEVEGIHGIMMAYTGALFNVSLAGPTLFGHVVTQAAQIASGSVARNERKYFVLLIITDGVITDLQETKDAFVMASDLPLSILIVGVGGADFKEMEILDADKGERLESSSGRVASRDIVQFVPFRDVQSGEDSVVRSLLAELPTQFLTYVRGRGWFSYSWVTFIMDSLLLSNVYAHLDTNEKAEVRKAALNKVPEQIILSEVRKMVQEMQALNKKLEDTEAAIEDYFKPLDKEAEMIMKAQLEGEEKTMREMVATMQRQALLEKAEADAQAQEQALALSKNAKADKEDEEPETECVDKRAGMR; encoded by the exons ATGGCGGTTCTGTATATCAAAGGAAATGATGGTTCGCTACGAGAGCTTGGTCGGACAGAAGTAGTTTTGAATTCATTGAGCCCCAAATGGATTAAGAAATTTTCTGTTACCTACCAATTCGAAATGGTGCAGAATTTGGT GTTCCGTGTCTATGATGTCGACACTCAATTTCATGGCATGGATATGAAG ACACTTAAGCTGGAGGAGCAGCAGCTTCTTGGTGAGGCTATTTGCACGCTATCTAAG aTCGCCACGAAACTGTACAGAACCGTAACCATAGATCTAGCACGTGAAGAAGTTTCTACTCGGAAATGTGGCCAGCTTACAGTTTATGCTGAAGAAAGTGTCACGTCAAAAACTACAGTAGAGTTGGTATTGCGATGTTCAGACTTGGAATCCAAGGATTTGTTCTCAAAAAGT gATCCGTTTCTTGTAATATCAAAAGCTACAGAGCATGGAATATTAGTTCCAATTTGTAAAACTGAAGTCCGGAAAAATGATCATGAACCAAAATGGAACCCAATTTTCCTGAGTATTCAGCAAGTAGGAAGCAAG GACAGCCCACTACTTATTGAGTGTTTTAATTTCAACAGCAATGGAAAGCATGATTTATTGGG AAAAGTTCAGAAGTCACTGGCAGAGTTGGAAAGGCTGCACTCTGCTGGCTCTGTAGAAAATTTGTTTATCCCAATGTCAGTTGGGCAAAATCACCAACGCAAG GTCTTAAAGAGTCAGTTGATTGTGGATAAGTATTCAGAGACCATCCAGCACACATTCCTCGATTACTTGGCTGGAGGCTATGAGCTGAATTTTATGGTTGCTGTTGATTTCACTG CTTCAAATGGTAATCCGCGCCTACCTGATTCATTGCACTATATTGATCCGTCAGGGCGGCCAAACGCATATCAGAGA GCAATTTTAGAAGTTGGGGGAGTTGTGCAGTTCTAcgattatgataaaaaatttcctGCTTGGGGGTTTGGAGCCCGGCCAATTGATGGTCCCGTATCCCATTGCTTTAACTTAAATGGCAGCAGTACCTATTGTGAG GTTGAAGGAATCCATGGAATTATGATGGCATATACAGGTGCTCTTTTTAATGTCTCATTAGCAGGACCAACATTATTTGGACATGTAGTTACGCAGGCTGCACAGATAGCAAGTGGATCGGTTGCGAGAAATGAGAGaaagtattttgttttgttgattatAACA GACGGGGTTATAACTGACCTCCAGGAAACAAAGGATGCCTTTGTTATGGCTTCTGATTTGCCATTGTCAATACTTATTGTCGGGGTTGGGGGAGCTGACTTCAAAGAAATGGAG ATATTGGATGCAGACAAAGGGGAGAGGCTCGAAAGTTCATCTGGACGGGTTGCATCACGTGACATTGTCCAGTTTGTTCCTTTCCGTGATGTACAAA GTGGAGAAGACTCTGTTGTTCGATCACTTCTCGCTGAATTACCAACACAGTTTTTGACTTATGTGCGAGGTCGAG GGTGGTTCTCATATAGTTGGGTGACATTTATCATGGATTCCTTGCTCTTGAGTAATGTATATGCACATCTAGATACAAATGAAAAG GCAGAAGTAAGGAAAGCTGCTCTTAATAAGGTTCCTGaacaaattattttgtcaGAGGTGCGGAAGATGGTTCAGGAAATGCAGGCTTTGAATAAGAAGTTAGAGGACACG GAAGCAGCTATAGAGGATTACTTCAAGCCGCTTGACAAAGAAGCAGAGATGATTATGAAGGCTCAGCTTGAAGGAGAGGAAAAGACAATGAGAGAGATGGTGGCAACCATGCAAAGACAGGCTCTACTCGAGAAAGCTGAAGCAGATGCACAAGCGCAAGAACAAGCACTTGCACTTTCAAAGAATGCAAAAGCCGACAAAGAGGATGAGGAGCCAGAAACAGAATGCGTTGACAAAAGGGCTGGAATGCGATGA